In Oryza sativa Japonica Group chromosome 3, ASM3414082v1, one DNA window encodes the following:
- the LOC9266669 gene encoding probable cinnamyl alcohol dehydrogenase 9 → MEQQPKMVTGWAARDANGLLSPFSYPLRAKGDEDVVVKILFCGICHSDLSTIKNEWGNAKYPVVPGHEIVGVVAEVGSSVARFAAGDTVGVGYIASTCRACANCRDGFENYCAGLVPSFNAALPDGATVHGGFSELAVVNQRYVVRIPGGGGGASPAPLDRLAPLLCAGVTVYCPMRRLGLDRPGVHLGVAGLGGLGHLAVKFGKAFGVKVTVISTSPWKEAEAVERLGADAFLLSTNAEQMKAAAGTMDGIIDTVSAVHDLTPLITLLRTHGQLVPVGSPGKPVQLALYPLQSDGKSVAGSMIGGMRDTQEMVDFAVEHGVAAEVEVIGMEDVNGAMERLQKGDVRYRFVIDVANTMARAR, encoded by the exons ATGGAGCAGCAACCTAAGATGGTGACCGGATGGGCGGCAAGAGACGCCAACGGGCTGCTCTCTCCTTTCTCTTACCCCCTCAG AGCTAAGGGAGACGAAGACGTCGTTGTCAAGATACTGTTCTGTGGCATTTGCCACTCTGATCTTTCTACTATCAAGAACGAGTGGGGCAACGCCAAGTATCCCGTAGTACCAGG TCATGAAATCGTTGGGGTCGTCGCCGAGGTCGGGAGCAGCGTggcgaggttcgccgccggcgacactGTCGGCGTCGGGTACATCGCCAGCACATGCCGCGCCTGCGCCAACTGCCGCGACGGCTTCGAGAACTACTGCGCGGGCCTCGTGCCGTCCTTCAACGCCGCGCTCCCCGACGGCGCTACGGTGCACGGCGGCTTCTCGGAGCTGGCCGTCGTCAACCAGCGGTACGTCGTCCGgatccccggcggcggcggcggcgcgtcgccggcgccgctcgaCCGCTTGGCGCCGCTGCTGTGCGCCGGCGTCACGGTGTACTGCCCCATGAGGCGGCTCGGGCTGGACAGGCCAGGGGTGCACCTCGGCGTGGCCGGGCTCGGCGGCCTCGGCCATCTCGCTGTCAAGTTCGGCAAGGCGTTCGGCGTGAAGGTGACCGTGATCAGCACCAGCCCGTGGAAGGAAGCGGAGGCCGTGGAGAGGCTTGGCGCCGACGCGTTCTTGCTCAGCACCAACGCCGAACAGATGAAG GCAGCTGCGGGCACCATGGATGGCATCATCGACACGGTCTCGGCGGTGCACGACCTGACGCCACTCATCACGCTGCTGCGGACTCACGGCCAGCTCGTCCCGGTCGGATCGCCGGGAAAGCCGGTGCAACTAGCCCTGTACCCTCTGCAATCAG ATGGGAAGAGCGTGGCCGGGAGCATGATCGGCGGGATGAGGGATACGCAGGAGATGGTCGACTTCGCCGTCGagcacggcgtcgccgccgaggtGGAGGTCATCGGCATGGAGGACGTCAACGGCGCGATGGAGAGGCTGCAGAAGGGAGACGTGAGGTACAGGTTTGTGATCGACGTAGCCAACACAATGGCCCGTGCTCGTTAG
- the LOC4332108 gene encoding glutamine synthetase cytosolic isozyme 1-2, with translation MANLTDLVNLNLSDCSDKIIAEYIWVGGSGIDLRSKARTVKGPITDVSQLPKWNYDGSSTGQAPGEDSEVILYPQAIFKDPFRRGDNILVMCDCYTPQGEPIPTNKRHSAAKIFSHPDVVAEVPWYGIEQEYTLLQKDVNWPLGWPVGGFPGPQGPYYCAAGAEKAFGRDIVDAHYKACIYAGINISGINGEVMPGQWEFQVGPSVGIAAADQVWVARYILERVTEVAGVVLSLDPKPIPGDWNGAGAHTNFSTKSMREPGGYEVIKKAIDKLALRHKEHIAAYGEGNERRLTGRHETADINTFKWGVANRGASIRVGRDTEKEGKGYFEDRRPASNMDPYVVTGMIAETTLLWKQN, from the exons GGTTGGAGGATCGGGCATAGACCTCAGGAGCAAAGCGAGG ACTGTGAAAGGCCCCATCACCGATGTGAGCCAGCTGCCGAAGTGGAACTACGACGGCTCCAGCACCGGGCAGGCTCCCGGCGAGGACAGCGAAGTGATCCTCTA CCCTCAAGCCATTTTCAAGGACCCGTTCAGGAGGGGCGACAACATCCTT GTGATGTGCGACTGCTACACGCCACAAGGTGAGCCAATCCCCACTAACAAGAGGCACAGTGCCGCCAAGATCTTCAGCCACCCTGATGTTGTTGCTGAGGTGCCATG GTACGGTATTGAGCAGGAGTACACACTCCTTCAAAAGGATGTGAACTGGCCCCTTGGCTGGCCAGTTGGTGGCTTCCCTGGCCCACAG gGACCATACTACTGCGCTGCCGGTGCCGAAAAGGCGTTCGGCCGCGACATCGTGGACGCCCACTACAAGGCCTGCATCTACGCCGGGATCAACATCAGTGGCATCAACGGGGAAGTCATGCCCGGCCAG TGGGAGTTCCAAGTTGGCCCGTCAGTTGGCATCGCCGCTGCTGACCAAGTGTGGGTTGCCCGCTACATCCTCGAG AGGGTCACAGAGGTGGCCGGAGTCGTGCTCTCCCTTGACCCGAAGCCGATCCCGGGTGACTGGAATGGCGCTGGTGCCCACACCAACTTCAG CACCAAGTCGATGAGGGAGCCGGGAGGCTACGAGGTGATCAAGAAGGCGATCGACAAGCTCGCGCTGAGGCACAAGGAGCACATCGCCGCCTACGGCGAGGGCAACGAGCGCCGCCTCACCGGCCGCCACGAGACCGCCGACATCAACACCTTCAAATGG ggCGTGGCGAACCGCGGCGCGTCCATCCGCGTGGGGCGCGACACGGAGAAGGAGGGCAAGGGGTACTTCGAGGACAGGAGGCCGGCGTCCAACATGGACCCATACGTCGTCACCGGCATGATCGCCGAGACCACGCTGCTGTGGAAGCAGAACTAA